The genomic stretch CAAAACAAAGGTATATTCCATATGTAATTGAGCCATCTGCAGGCGTGGACAGATCTTTACTTGCATTTTTAATTGATGCATATGAATACCAGCAGATAGATAAAGATGACTTTAGAGTGGTACTTCACCTTCATCCTGCAATTGCACCTGTAAAAGCTGCTGTGTTCCCGCTTATGAAAAAAGAAGAGCTTGTAAAAAAAGCAAGGGAAATTTACAATGAGCTTAAATATAAGTGGATTGTTCAATACGATGAAAGTGGTAGCATAGGTAAAAGATATAGACGACAAGATGAGATAGGAACACCGTTTGGGATCACAGTGGATTATCAGACTTTAGAAGATGAAACTGTTACAATAAGAGATAGGGATACAATGGAGCAAGTGAGGGTGCATATAAAAGAAATAATTCCTTACCTTGAAGAAAGAATTGAGGTAAAGTTTTAAACAAAATATATTCTCAAACTGCAAAAATATGCTATAATATTTTATGTTGTAACATGCCAAGTTTCCCCTTTATATATTTTCCCTAATAAATTTCACATAGGAGGGATTTTAATTGAGCAAAAAGAAATATGTCTACATGTTCTATGAAGGCAACAAAGACATGAGAGAACTTCTCGGTGGAAAAGGCGCGAATCTTGCTGAGATGACAAATCTTGGACTTCCTGTTCCTCCTGGATTTACTGTCACAACAGAGGCTTGTACAAGATATTATGAAGAAGGCGAAAAGATAGCAGATGAGATTGTAGAAGAGATCTTTGAAAAACTTGCTGAACTTGAGAAGATCACAGGCAAGAAATTTGGCGATCCAAGCAACCCACTTCTTGTCTCTGTTCGAAGTGGTGCAAGAGTTTCAATGCCAGGTATGATGGATACAATCCTCAACCTTGGTATCAATGATGAAGTTGTTGAAGGGTTAGCAAAACTTACAAACAATGAGAGGTTTGCATACGACTCATACAGAAGATTCATTCAGATGTTCTCTGACGTTGTTATGGGCATTGAAAAGAATAAGTTTGAAAAGATACTTGATGAAGTCAAAGAAAAGTATGGTGCAAAATACGATACAGACTTGACAGCTGAGCATTTAAAAGAGGTTGTTGTAAGGTACAAAGAGCTTTACAAAACTGAAAAAGGTGAAGATTTCCCACAAGACCCCAAAGTTCAACTCTTAGAAGCGGTAAAAGCAGTTTTCAGATCCTGGAACAACCCAAGAGCTATTGTATACAGAAGACTTAACGAGATTCCACACGATTGGGGAACAGCTGTAAATGTTCAGATGATGGCATATGGTAACATGGGCAACGATTCTGGTACAGGCGTTGCATTTACAAGAAATCCTGCAACAGGTGAAAAAGAGCTTTATGGTGAGTTCTTGATGAACGCACAGGGTGAAGACGTTGTTGCAGGTATCAGAACACCACAGCCAATCTCTGCTTTGAAAGAGACAATGCCAGAAGTATACCAGCAGCTTGCTGACATTGCAAAGAAGCTTGAAACATATTACAAAGACATGCAGGATATGGAGTTCACAATTGAAAGAGGAAAACTCTATATGCTTCAGACAAGAAATGGTAAGAGAACTGCACAGGCAGCGCTCAAGATTGCAGTTGATATGGTAGAAGAAGGACTTATTACAAAAGAAGAAGCAATGTTAAAAGTTGATCCCAAACAGCTTGATACATTGCTTCACCCAACATTTGAACCAGATGCGCTCAAAGCTGCAAAACCAATTGCAAAAGGTCTTCCTGCATCACCTGGTGCTGCAACAGGTAAGATTTATTTCACAGCTGAAGAAGCAAAAGCTGCTGTTGAAAGAGGAGAAAAGAAGGTTATTCTTGTTAGAACAGAGACATCTCCAGAAGACATTGAAGGCATGGTTGCAGCTCAGGGTATTTTGACATCAAGAGGCGGTATGACTTCACACGCTGCAGTTGTTGCAAGAGGTATGGGTAAATGTTGTGTTGCGGGATGTGGAGATATTACTATAAACGAAGAAGAGAAATATTTCACAACACCTGATGGAAAAGTTTACCGTGAAGGTGATTGGATTTCACTTGACGGTTCAACAGGATACGTATATGCTGGAGAGCTTCCAACAAAAGAGCCAGAGCTTACAGGCTATTTTGCAACATTTATGCAATGGGCTGACGAGATAAGAAGACTTAAAGTTAGAGCAAACGCAGATACACCAAGAGATGCTGCACAGGCAAGGAAGTTTGGTGCAGAGGGTATAGGTCTTTGCAGAACAGAGCATATGTTCTTTGAAGAGGATAGAATTCCTGCAATGAGAGAGATGATTGTTGCAAGAACAGAAGAGCAGAGAAGAAAAGCTCTTGAGAAGCTCCTGCCAATGCAAAGAGGAGACTTTGAAGCACTGTTCAGAGAAATGAAAGGTTATCCTGTTACAATAAGACTTTTAGACCCACCACTCCATGAATTCTTGCCAAAAGAAGATGATGCTATAAGAGAACTTGCAGCACAGATGGGCATTACCTTTGAAGAACTCAAGGCAATTGTTCAGAGTTTGCACGAACTCAACCCGATGCTTGGACATAGAGGTTGCCGTTTGGCTGTAACATATCCTGAAATTGCTGAGATGCAGACAAGGGCTATTATCGAGGCAGCAATCAATGTAAAGAATGAAGGTATCGATGTTGTTCCTGAGATAATGGTTCCTCTTGTTGGTGAACTCAAAGAGCTCAAATATATCAAAGATATTATTGTAAAAACAGCAGAGAAAGTTATGGAAGAAAAAGGTGTTAAGATTGAATACAAAGTTGGAACAATGATTGAAGTACCACGTGCTGCACTTACTGCTGATGAGATTGCAAAAGAAGCTGAGTTCTTCTCATTTGGTACAAATGACTTAACACAGATGACTTTTGGTTTCTCCAGAGATGACATTGGCAAGTTCTTAAATGACTACTTTGAAAAGAAGATATTCGAAACAGACCCATTTGCAAGACTTGACGAAAAAGGTGTTGGCAAACTCATTAAGATGGCTGCAGAACTTGGAAGATCAACAAGACCAGACATCAAACTTGGTATCTGTGGTGAGCATGGCGGCGACCCATCCAGCATAGAATTCTGCCATAACGTAGGACTTGACTATGTATCATGTTCACCGTTCAGAGTGCCAATTGCAAGACTTGCAGCTGCACAAGCTCAGGTAAAATCAAAGATGAAAGCATTTATTGATAAATAATGTTACTGCAGAGAAGGGCAGGGGAGGGCGAAAAATGCCTTCCTCTGCTTTTTTTGTATGTATACACTTGAATGGAGATAAAAAAATGGTATAATATAATTGGGACTAAAAAGAAAGTTATATGGATAAAATTGTCCCGCTGGAGAATGAGAGAGTATGGAAAGTTATTTTGAATATTTAAAGAAAATTGCTCCTGAGATAGTTGAAATTATTGAAAAAAGATACGAAATTCTCAAAAATATTAGCTATTATCAACCAATTGGGCGAAGAATTCTTGCAGAAAAGCTTAATCTCACTGAAAGAATTGTCAGAAATGAAATAGACATATTGAGAAATTTAGGGCTTATAAATGTAACTGAAAGTGGAACTATTTTAACAAATGAAGGCGAAGATATTCTTGAAAAACTTTCTAACATAGTATATGATATAAAGGGATTAGAAGATATAAGGGCAAAGGTAAAAGAGATTTTAAAAGCAAAGGATGTGTATGTTGTACCGGGTGATGCTGATTTAAATCCTTATGTGCTAAAAGAAATTGGAATTTTGGCAAGCAAGGTTATCATTTCATTGATAGAAGATGTAAAGATAATTGCAGTGACAGGTGGGCAAACAGTAAAAGAGGTTGTTGACAATTTTCCAGTATGTTCTTTTAAGGATATATTGGTTGTTCCAGCAAGAGGCGGGATAGGTCAGGAAGTAGAAAAGCAAGCAAATACACTTGCAGCAAATTTAGCAAAAAAGATGAACGGTAGTTATAAGCTTCTTCACCTGCCTGACACAATGGATGAAGAGGTTTACAATCTTTTGATTAAAAAAGAAGAGATACAAGAGGTTCTAAACGATATTAACAGTGCAGATATGCTTGTGTTTGGAATAGGAAATGCAATTGAAATGGCAAAAAGAAGGAAATTAAGCCAGGATATGATAGAAAAGCTTAAAGAAGTTGGAGCAATTGGCGAAATATTTGGGTATTATTTTGACAAAGATGGCAGGATTGTGTATTCAACCACCACAATAGGTATAAAACTTGAAAAAATAAAAAACATTAAATATATGATAGGAGTTGCAGGTGGTTCACATAAAGCAGAAGCGATTTTATCGCTTGGAGAGATAAAAAACAATACCATATTTGTTATTGACGAAGGGATAGCTAGAAAGATTATGAGTTTAGAAAAGTAAAGATGAAGGCAAAAACACTGCAAGAGCAGATAGCTTTTGCAGTGTGAAAATAAAAAAATAACGAAGGGATGGTAGGTAGAGATGGCTGTGAAGATTGGTATTAATGGTTTTGGTAGAATTGGTAGAAATGCTTTCAAAGCAATTTTAGCAAAATATCCAAATGAGTTTGAGGTTGTTGCAGTAAACGACTTGACAGATCCAAAGACATTAGCACATCTTTTGAAGTATGACTCCTGTTATGGTATCTTCAATGGCACAGTGGACTATACAGACACATCAATAATAGTCAATGGCAAAGAGATAAAGGTATTGGCTGAAAAAGACCCAGCAAACCTGCCATGGAAAGATTTGGGTGTTGAGGTTGTAATTGAGTCAACAGGTAGATTTACAAAGAAACAGGATGCTGAAAAGCACATTCAAGCAGGTGCAAAGAAGGTAATTATCACAGCTCCGGCAACAGATGAAGACATCACAATTGTTATGGGTGTAAACGAGGAGATGTACGACCCTGCTAAGCACCATGTAATTTCAAATGCATCCTGTACAACAAACTGTTTAGCACCAGTAACAAAGGTTATTGATAATCATTTCAAGGTAAAAAGAGGTCTTATGACAACAGTTCACTCATATACAAATGACCAGCAGATTTTGGACCTTCCACACAAGGATTTAAGAAGAGCAAGAGCAGCAGCGCTTTCAATTATCCCAACAACAACTGGTGCAGCAAAGGCAGTAGCGCTTGTTCTTCCACACCTCAAAGGAAAACTCAATGGTTTTGCACTCAGAGTTCCAACACCAACTGTTTCTGTTACAGACGTTGTGTTTGAGGTTGAAAAGCCAACAACAAAAGAAGAAGTAAACAGCGTTTTGAAAGCTGCTGCAGAAGGCGAACTCAAAGGTATTTTGGGATACAGTGAAGAGCCACTTGTTTCTGTTGACTACAAAGGAGATCCAAGGTCGTCAATAGTTGATGCTCTCTCAACAATGGTTATCGAAGATACACTTGTAAAGGTTGTTGCATGGTACGACAACGAGTGGGGTTATTCCAACAGAGTTGCAGACCTTTTGAACTATATTGTAAATAAGGGACTGTAATTTTAATTTAAAAAATTAGTTATTAAGGCTGGTCCGGGAAAGATTGTATGACAGTAAATATCTTCCGGACCAGTCTTGATTTGAAAAATATATTTTGGGGTGATTGGAACAATGCCTAAGCTCAACAAAAAGACCATAAGAGATATAGATGTTAGTGGCAAAAGAGTTCTTGTGAGGGTTGATTTTAACGTTCCGCAAGATGAAAATGGTAATATCACTGACGATAGAAGAATAAGAGAAGCTCTTCCTACAATAAAGTATCTCATTGACCACAACGCAAAGGTAATATTGGTATCCCATTTAGGAAGACCGAAGGGCAAATTTGACCCGAAATATTCAATGGCCCCTGTTGCAAAAAGACTTTCTGAGCTTCTTGGCAAAGAAGTTGTTCTTGCAAAAGACGTTATAGGCGAGGATGCGAAAAAGTGTGTTGAGCAGATGAAAGAAGGAGATGTAGTTCTTCTTGAAAACGTCAGATTCCACAAAGAAGAAGAAGAAAATGATAGAGAATTTGCAAAAGCTTTAGCCTCGCTTGCAGACATTTATGTCAATGACGCATTTGGTACAGCTCACAGAGCACATGCATCAACAGCAGGTGTTGCAGAGTTCTTGCCTGCAGTTGCTGGATTTTTGATGGAAAAAGAAATAGAGATGCTTGGCAATGCTCTTGCAAATCCGCAAAGACCTTTTGTTGCAATCTTAGGTGGTGCAAAGGTTTCTGACAAGATTGGAGTTATCACAAATCTTCTCGAAAAGGTTGACAGTCTCTTAATTGGCGGTGCAATGGCTTATACCTTCTTGAAGGCAAAAGGATATAAAATCGGAAAGTCAAAATGCGAAGATGATAAGCTTGACGTTGCAAGAGAGATAATGAGAAAGGCAGAAGAAAAAGGAGTAAACCTTCTGCTACCTGTTGGAAGCATAGTGGCAAAAGAGTTCAAAAATGATACAGAGTTTATGTATGTGCCATCAGATGCGATGCCAGATGATATGATGGGTATGGATATAGGAAATACCACAATTGAGCTTTTCTCAAAAGAGATAAAGAAGGCAAAGACAATTGTTTGGAACGGACCAATGGGCGTATTTGAATTTCCAAACTTTGCAAAGGGAACAGAAGCTATTGCAAGAGCTGTTGCTGAGGCTGTTGAAGAAAATGGCGCAATTGCAATTATCGGTGGAGGAGATTCAGCTGCTGCTGTTGAAAAACTGGGGTTTGCTGATAAGATGACACATATTTCAACAGGTGGCGGTGCTTCTTTAGAGTTTTTAGAAGGAAAGGTACTACCTGGTATTGCATGTCTGCTTGACAAAAACCCAAGAAAGAAAATAATCGCAGCAAACTGGAAGATGAACAAGACTCCACAGGAAGCAAAAGAGTTTGTGGAAGAGCTGAAAAAATATATTGATGATGTTCAGGCAGAAGTAGTTATATGTGCTCCATCAATTCTTGTTCCTTATGTTAAAGAAGCAATAGAAGGAACAAATATAAAACTTGGAACACAAAACATGTTCTATGAAGAAAAAGGTGCATATACAGGTGAGATATCTGGTCCGATGCTTAAAGCAGTTGGAGTTGAGTATGTGGTAATTGGTCACTCTGAAAGAAGGCAGTACTTTGGTGAAACAGACGAAATTGTAAACAAAAAAGTTTTGGCAGCGCTGAAATTTGGTATAAAACCTATTGTATGTGTTGGTGAGACTTTAAAGCAAAGAGAATATGGCGTTACAGATGAGCTTGTAAGGCTTCAGGTCAAGATTGCACTAAATGGTGTTTCAAAAGAAGATGTTGAAAAGGTTGTCATTGCATATGAGCCCATCTGGGCAATAGGTACAGGTAAGAATGCAACACCTGAAGAGGCAAATAGAGTAATTGGGGTTATCAGAAATGTAATTGCAGAGATGTACAATGAAGATACTGCACAAAAGGTTAGAATTCAGTATGGCGGTAGTGTAAACTCTGCAAATTCAGCAGACATTTTCAATATGC from Caldicellulosiruptor kronotskyensis 2002 encodes the following:
- the ppdK gene encoding pyruvate, phosphate dikinase, which encodes MSKKKYVYMFYEGNKDMRELLGGKGANLAEMTNLGLPVPPGFTVTTEACTRYYEEGEKIADEIVEEIFEKLAELEKITGKKFGDPSNPLLVSVRSGARVSMPGMMDTILNLGINDEVVEGLAKLTNNERFAYDSYRRFIQMFSDVVMGIEKNKFEKILDEVKEKYGAKYDTDLTAEHLKEVVVRYKELYKTEKGEDFPQDPKVQLLEAVKAVFRSWNNPRAIVYRRLNEIPHDWGTAVNVQMMAYGNMGNDSGTGVAFTRNPATGEKELYGEFLMNAQGEDVVAGIRTPQPISALKETMPEVYQQLADIAKKLETYYKDMQDMEFTIERGKLYMLQTRNGKRTAQAALKIAVDMVEEGLITKEEAMLKVDPKQLDTLLHPTFEPDALKAAKPIAKGLPASPGAATGKIYFTAEEAKAAVERGEKKVILVRTETSPEDIEGMVAAQGILTSRGGMTSHAAVVARGMGKCCVAGCGDITINEEEKYFTTPDGKVYREGDWISLDGSTGYVYAGELPTKEPELTGYFATFMQWADEIRRLKVRANADTPRDAAQARKFGAEGIGLCRTEHMFFEEDRIPAMREMIVARTEEQRRKALEKLLPMQRGDFEALFREMKGYPVTIRLLDPPLHEFLPKEDDAIRELAAQMGITFEELKAIVQSLHELNPMLGHRGCRLAVTYPEIAEMQTRAIIEAAINVKNEGIDVVPEIMVPLVGELKELKYIKDIIVKTAEKVMEEKGVKIEYKVGTMIEVPRAALTADEIAKEAEFFSFGTNDLTQMTFGFSRDDIGKFLNDYFEKKIFETDPFARLDEKGVGKLIKMAAELGRSTRPDIKLGICGEHGGDPSSIEFCHNVGLDYVSCSPFRVPIARLAAAQAQVKSKMKAFIDK
- the tpiA gene encoding triose-phosphate isomerase gives rise to the protein MPKLNKKTIRDIDVSGKRVLVRVDFNVPQDENGNITDDRRIREALPTIKYLIDHNAKVILVSHLGRPKGKFDPKYSMAPVAKRLSELLGKEVVLAKDVIGEDAKKCVEQMKEGDVVLLENVRFHKEEEENDREFAKALASLADIYVNDAFGTAHRAHASTAGVAEFLPAVAGFLMEKEIEMLGNALANPQRPFVAILGGAKVSDKIGVITNLLEKVDSLLIGGAMAYTFLKAKGYKIGKSKCEDDKLDVAREIMRKAEEKGVNLLLPVGSIVAKEFKNDTEFMYVPSDAMPDDMMGMDIGNTTIELFSKEIKKAKTIVWNGPMGVFEFPNFAKGTEAIARAVAEAVEENGAIAIIGGGDSAAAVEKLGFADKMTHISTGGGASLEFLEGKVLPGIACLLDKNPRKKIIAANWKMNKTPQEAKEFVEELKKYIDDVQAEVVICAPSILVPYVKEAIEGTNIKLGTQNMFYEEKGAYTGEISGPMLKAVGVEYVVIGHSERRQYFGETDEIVNKKVLAALKFGIKPIVCVGETLKQREYGVTDELVRLQVKIALNGVSKEDVEKVVIAYEPIWAIGTGKNATPEEANRVIGVIRNVIAEMYNEDTAQKVRIQYGGSVNSANSADIFNMPEIDGGLVGGASLNAQEFAKILHY
- a CDS encoding sugar-binding transcriptional regulator; this translates as MESYFEYLKKIAPEIVEIIEKRYEILKNISYYQPIGRRILAEKLNLTERIVRNEIDILRNLGLINVTESGTILTNEGEDILEKLSNIVYDIKGLEDIRAKVKEILKAKDVYVVPGDADLNPYVLKEIGILASKVIISLIEDVKIIAVTGGQTVKEVVDNFPVCSFKDILVVPARGGIGQEVEKQANTLAANLAKKMNGSYKLLHLPDTMDEEVYNLLIKKEEIQEVLNDINSADMLVFGIGNAIEMAKRRKLSQDMIEKLKEVGAIGEIFGYYFDKDGRIVYSTTTIGIKLEKIKNIKYMIGVAGGSHKAEAILSLGEIKNNTIFVIDEGIARKIMSLEK
- the gap gene encoding type I glyceraldehyde-3-phosphate dehydrogenase — encoded protein: MAVKIGINGFGRIGRNAFKAILAKYPNEFEVVAVNDLTDPKTLAHLLKYDSCYGIFNGTVDYTDTSIIVNGKEIKVLAEKDPANLPWKDLGVEVVIESTGRFTKKQDAEKHIQAGAKKVIITAPATDEDITIVMGVNEEMYDPAKHHVISNASCTTNCLAPVTKVIDNHFKVKRGLMTTVHSYTNDQQILDLPHKDLRRARAAALSIIPTTTGAAKAVALVLPHLKGKLNGFALRVPTPTVSVTDVVFEVEKPTTKEEVNSVLKAAAEGELKGILGYSEEPLVSVDYKGDPRSSIVDALSTMVIEDTLVKVVAWYDNEWGYSNRVADLLNYIVNKGL